In the genome of Epinephelus lanceolatus isolate andai-2023 chromosome 18, ASM4190304v1, whole genome shotgun sequence, one region contains:
- the LOC117267989 gene encoding inward rectifier potassium channel 16-like: protein MDTERDEQIVIDTYNTTIHTLGMQNEDKQLRFMQKDGRFPVVFQKAPGHWSPFLVDIFTTLVEIRWRVMFLVFSLSYILSWMFFGLCYWLIAYVHGDTDDVDSAPCVENVRGFTAAFLFSMETQATIGYGFRGMTENCIVAIIVVTVQDVFSCLIDTIVIGIVIAKMASARKRAQTVGFSSCAVVNLRDGVVCLSWRVGDFRGNHILEGVARAMVVRHVKQPAGTVVMSYEELHIQNRDIVLATPTTIIHKLEPGSPLYSLGPDNLLGDDFELVVSFTYTGDSTGMLHQTRTSYTPADIRWGQRFQDMLKLGKRHYKVDYALFNVTTWVPVPLLSAEEFDRREHPTEGGETSGPLIASTMSNGHACNVNPDIIEEVMQQTCL from the coding sequence ATGGACACGGAAAGGGACGAGCAGATCGTCATTGATACCTACAACACTACAATCCATACACTGGGCATGCAAAATGAGGACAAGCAGCTGCGCTTTATGCAGAAGGATGGAAGGTTCCCAGTGGTTTTCCAGAAGGCCCCCGGACACTGGAGCCCGTTCCTGGTGGACATCTTCACCACTCTTGTGGAGATCCGCTGGAGGGTGATGTTCCTTGTCTTTTCCCTCTCTTACATTCTCTCTTGGATGTTTTTTGGTCTCTGCTATTGGCTCATAGCGTATGTACATGGGGACACTGACGATGTAGATAGCGCACCCTGCGTGGAGAACGTGCGTGGCTTCACTGCGGCCTTTCTGTTCTCAATGGAGACCCAGGCGACTATTGGCTATGGCTTCAGGGGCATGACCGAGAACTGTATCGTGGCAATAATTGTGGTGACAGTTCAAGATGTATTTAGCTGCCTCATTGACACCATCGTCATCGGTATTGTTATTGCCAAAATGGCTTCAGCTCGTAAGAGAGCTCAGACGGTTGGTTTCAGTAGCTGTGCAGTGGTCAACCTACGAGACGGGGTTGTGTGTCTGTCGTGGCGAGTTGGGGACTTCAGGGGTAATCACATCTTGGAGGGTGTTGCCAGAGCCATGGTAGTCCGCCATGTGAAACAGCCAGCTGGGACTGTTGTGATGTCATACGAGGAACTGCACATCCAGAATCGAGACATTGTCCTCGCCACACCGACCACCATCATCCATAAACTGGAGCCTGGCAGTCCTCTCTACAGCCTGGGCCCTGACAACCTGCTGGGGGACGACTTTGAACTGGTGGTGTCTTTCACCTACACCGGTGACTCGACGGGTATGCTCCACCAGACACGAACCTCCTACACACCAGCAGACATCCGCTGGGGACAGCGCTTCCAGGACATGTTGAAACTGGGCAAGAGGCACTACAAGGTGGATTACGCTTTGTTCAATGTGACCACCTGGGTGCCTGTGCCACTGCTCAGTGCGGAGGAGTTTGACAGGAGGGAACATCCGACAGAGGGGGGTGAGACCAGTGGTCCTCTCATTGCATCAACCATGAGCAACGGACATGCTTGCAATGTGAATCCTGACATCATTGAAGAGGTGATGCAGCAGACCTGTTTGTAA
- the LOC117267736 gene encoding inward rectifier potassium channel 2-like: MGSVRSHRYSIVSSEEDGMKLAAIAVPNGYGNGNVNKVHTEHQHQSRFVRKDGHCNVQFINMSEKGQRYLADIFTTCVDIRWRWMLLIFCLSFLLSWLFFGFVFWVVALSYGDLENETQMCVSNVDSFTAAFLFSVETQTTIGYGYRYVTEECPVAVFMVVFQSIVGCIIDAFIIGAVMAKMAKPKKRNETLVFSHYATVAMRDGKLCLMWRVGNLRKSHLVEAHVRAQLLKSRTTAEGEFIPLDQVDIDVGFDSGIDRIFLVSPITIVHEIDEDSPFYEMSKQDLETSEFEIVVILEGMVEATAMTTQCRSSYVASEILWGYRFEPVLFEEKNYYKVDYSRFDNTYEVPSTPHCSARELAEKKSDASSSRNSFCYENEVALEKVEMEEEFDEEENREIRGAEVCALEDTNTDMVSDSECNLDSLPLESRPLTAESEI; encoded by the coding sequence ATGGGGAGTGTGCGAAGCCACCGTTACAGCATTGTGTCCTCCGAGGAAGATGGCATGAAGCTGGCTGCTATTGCCGTCCCGAATGGCTATGGAAATGGCAATGTCAACAAGGTGCATACAGAGCACCAACATCAGAGCCGCTTTGTCAGGAAGGATGGCCACTGCAATGTGCAGTTTATCAATATGAGTGAGAAGGGCCAGCGGTACCTGGCAGATATCTTCACCACCTGCGTGGACATCCGCTGGCGCTGGATGCTGCTCATATTCTGCCTTTCTTTCCTGCTGTCATGGTTGTTTTTTGGCTTTGTGTTCTGGGTAGTGGCACTCTCTTACGGGGACTTAGAGAATGAGACTCAGATGTGTGTCTCCAATGTGGACAGCTTCACCGCTGCTTTCTTgttctcagtggagacacaaaCCACTATTGGTTATGGTTATCGCTATGTGACAGAGGAGTGCCCTGTCGCTGTCTTCATGGTCGTCTTCCAAAGCATTGTGGGCTGCATAATTGATGCTTTCATCATCGGTGCTGTCATGGCCAAGATGGCCAAGCCCAAAAAGAGGAATGAGACCCTAGTGTTCAGCCATTATGCCACAGTGGCCATGAGGGACGGTAAACTTTGTCTGATGTGGCGCGTGGGAAACCTGAGGAAGAGTCACCTGGTGGAGGCCCACGTCAGGGCCCAGCTACTCAAGTCCCGCACCACTGCAGAGGGAGAGTTCATCCCCCTGGATCAGGTAGACATTGATGTAGGCTTTGACAGTGGCATCGACAGAATCTTCCTGGTGTCTCCAATCACCATTGTGCACGAGATTGATGAGGACAGCCCGTTCTATGAGATGAGCAAACAGGATTTGGAGACATCAGAGTTTGAGATCGTTGTGATTCTGGAGGGCATGGTGGAAGCTACAGCCATGACAACTCAGTGTCGGAGCTCCTATGTGGCCAGCGAGATCCTCTGGGGCTACCGCTTCGAGCCGGTGCTCTTTGAAGAAAAGAACTACTACAAAGTGGACTACTCTCGCTTTGACAACACCTACGAGGTGCCCAGCACACCCCACTGTAGTGCCAGGGAACTAGCAGAGAAAAAATCCGACGCCTCCAGCTCGAGGAACTCCTTTTGCTACGAGAACGAGGTGGCTCTCGAAAAAGTCgagatggaggaggagttcGACGAGGAGGAAAACAGGGAGATAAGGGGTGCTGAGGTCTGTGCACTcgaggacacaaacacagacatggtgTCAGACTCTGAATGCAATCTGGACTCTTTGCCTTTAGAATCAAGGCCTTTGACAGCAGAATCAGAAATATGA